From the Ctenopharyngodon idella isolate HZGC_01 chromosome 3, HZGC01, whole genome shotgun sequence genome, one window contains:
- the si:ch211-51c14.1 gene encoding protein kinase C and casein kinase substrate in neurons protein 3 has product MSTLPAETGPEDANNQSFWMPGNYHRTVKRTEDAFQACNDIVACFQERARVERQYAQQLSEWSTKWKPLVDASPLYGSLLRAWQCFLSSADRLSSLHSSICRALVSEDGDRIRTWQKDTFHKKIFGGFKESQDFETGFSRAQKPWAKRLKKLEKARSAFHKACRKEHVAREREAHAQGNPDIAIEKQRKIQEETELAHQETEKVRARYEKVLEEVTRYAPRYMEEMESIFDQSQEEERKRISFLKQAFLSIHRHLDVTNNDSVKAVYNELHNTLMSISEQEDLRWWKNTHGPGMPTDWPQFQEWTPDKKHKKGKKEVEQKAAMMERSVMIGGVRVRALYDYVGQETDELSFKAGEEFLKIEDEDDQGWCRGMMDGGKEGLYPANYVEVV; this is encoded by the exons ATGTCAACGCTCCCGGCTGAGACAGGCCCTGAGGATGCCAACAATCAGAGCTTCTGGATG CCAGGGAACTACCACCGGACAGTGAAGAGGACCGAAGATGCCTTCCAGGCATGTAATGACATAGTGGCGTGTTTCCAGGAAAGGGCCAGGGTTGAGAGACAGTATGCGCAGCAACTTAGTGAGTGGAGTACCAAATGGAAACCCCTAGTGGATGCGA GTCCTCTCTACGGCTCTCTGTTGCGAGCGTGGCAGTGCTTCCTCTCTTCTGCTGACCGCCTCTCCTCACTGCACTCCTCCATCTGTCGTGCTCTGGTGTCAGAGGACGGAGATCGCATCCGGACGTGGCAGAAGGACACTTTCCATAAGAAAATATTTGGAGGTTTCAAGGAGTCCCAGGATTTTGAAACCGGTTTCTCACGTGCTCAGAAGCCCTGGGCCAAGAGACTGAAAAAG tTAGAGAAGGCCAGGTCGGCGTTTCACAAAGCTTGTCGCAAGGAACATGTGGCTCGTGAACGGGAGGCCCATGCCCAAGGCAACCCTGACATTGCCATCGAGAAACAGAGGAAGATCCAGGAAGAGACCGAACTGGCTCACCAGGAGACAGAGAAA GTACGAGCCCGCTATGAGAAGGTTCTTGAGGAAGTGACACGTTATGCTCCGCGCTACATGGAGGAAATGGAGTCTATCTTTGACCAATCACAAGAGGAGGAGAGGAAGAGGATAAGCTTCCTCAAACAGGCTTTCCTGTCCATCCACAGACACTTGGATGTCACCAACAATGACAG CGTAAAAGCTGTGTACAATGAGCTCCATAATACTCTGATGTCCATCAGCGAGCAGGAGGATTTGCGCTGGTGGAAGAATACACATGGACCGGGAATGCCCACTGACTGGCCTCAATTTCAG GAGTGGACTCCAGACAAGAAGCATAAAAAGGGAAAGAAGGAGGTGGAGCAGAAAGCAGCAATGATGGAGAGAAG TGTAATGATTGGAGGAGTGAGAGTCAGAGCTCTTTATGACTATGTTGGACAGGAGACAGATGAACTCTCCTTCAAAGCAG gtgaGGAGTTTCTGAAGATAGAGGATGAGGATGATCAGGGTTGGTGCAGAGGCATGATGGACGGAGGGAAAGAGGGCCTTTACCCTGCTAACTACGTGGAGGTGGTGTAG